One window of the Acetomicrobium thermoterrenum DSM 13490 genome contains the following:
- a CDS encoding MmgE/PrpD family protein, with the protein MSKTIAETLADFIQRASYENLPKEVTHQAKRCLLDTCGAVIAGSYHSTSGKIAQNYARSLEEPPKATIIGTDIMRSPQTAAFANGIAAHALELDDGSRHATYHPGSSIIPSSLALCEAEGKAAQDLIAAIAVGYEVSIRIGKSMNPHHYLKGFHPTGTVAHFGTTAACSQILNLSVEETVNALGLAGSLASGINQYEIDGSLVKHLHPGNAARNGILTALLAKEGLTGPRGVIEGRLGFCHCFSDRYDISSITEGLGTQYDILSIYFKPYPSCRYVHYANEATLNILKEHPMTPEDIDQIHILTHQNAKQGSDIPDYQTVLHARLSIQYGIASILARGKAGLQEYTEEAIKDPKVHEIAKKITIEIDPEIQKLYPNPRSMIVQIKDKKGNIYSSRVDYPKGDPENPMTDEELTDKFIDVTEGVISKKRQAEIIENTLNGSHDAPVRSLMRLLRF; encoded by the coding sequence ATGAGTAAGACCATCGCCGAAACCTTGGCAGATTTCATACAAAGGGCATCTTACGAAAATTTGCCCAAAGAGGTGACCCACCAGGCTAAAAGATGCCTTTTGGACACCTGCGGAGCCGTAATAGCGGGAAGCTATCACTCGACGTCAGGAAAGATAGCCCAAAACTACGCAAGGTCCCTGGAGGAGCCGCCCAAGGCTACGATAATTGGAACGGACATCATGAGATCTCCTCAAACGGCTGCCTTCGCAAACGGCATCGCAGCACACGCTCTGGAGCTCGACGACGGCTCAAGGCATGCAACCTACCATCCCGGATCCTCGATCATACCTTCCTCCCTCGCCCTATGCGAGGCGGAAGGTAAAGCTGCTCAGGATTTGATCGCCGCTATCGCCGTTGGCTACGAAGTCTCCATAAGGATAGGAAAATCCATGAACCCACACCACTACCTCAAGGGATTTCATCCAACGGGAACGGTCGCTCATTTTGGCACGACGGCAGCCTGCTCCCAAATATTAAACTTAAGCGTCGAAGAAACGGTCAACGCCTTAGGACTTGCCGGAAGCCTGGCCTCTGGCATAAATCAATACGAAATTGATGGTTCTCTGGTAAAACATTTACATCCAGGAAATGCGGCAAGAAACGGAATCTTGACTGCCTTACTGGCTAAAGAAGGCCTGACGGGCCCAAGGGGCGTAATCGAGGGACGACTTGGTTTCTGTCACTGTTTTTCCGACCGATACGACATCTCTTCCATCACGGAAGGTTTGGGAACCCAATATGATATTTTATCCATTTACTTCAAGCCCTACCCCTCCTGCAGGTACGTCCACTACGCAAACGAGGCTACATTGAACATCCTAAAGGAGCACCCTATGACACCAGAAGACATTGACCAAATCCATATCCTCACACACCAAAACGCAAAGCAGGGCTCTGATATCCCCGATTACCAAACGGTCTTGCACGCACGCTTGAGCATCCAATACGGAATAGCCTCAATATTAGCCAGAGGCAAAGCCGGGCTTCAAGAGTACACGGAAGAGGCGATAAAAGATCCAAAGGTGCATGAAATTGCAAAAAAGATCACCATAGAAATAGATCCTGAAATTCAAAAACTATATCCGAATCCCAGGAGCATGATCGTCCAAATTAAGGATAAAAAAGGCAATATCTATTCATCGCGCGTAGATTATCCAAAGGGTGACCCGGAAAATCCAATGACAGACGAAGAATTGACAGATAAGTTCATCGACGTCACGGAAGGGGTCATTTCAAAGAAAAGACAGGCGGAGATCATTGAAAATACGTTAAACGGATCGCACGACGCGCCGGTAAGAAGTTTGATGAGACTGTTAAGGTTCTAA
- a CDS encoding DUF4387 domain-containing protein: MKTKNICDLARTVRSKNAGSFMITLEIIFDDRQVYERVKKSGAITREAIAKAYNVEPEKILDFMFFDPGMGIKANYQRPIPSGGPAETDVYGCQQYAPLFSLEIPWEE; the protein is encoded by the coding sequence ATGAAGACAAAAAATATCTGTGATTTAGCCAGAACCGTCAGGAGCAAAAATGCCGGAAGCTTCATGATAACCCTGGAGATCATATTCGACGACCGGCAAGTGTACGAAAGGGTAAAAAAAAGCGGAGCCATAACGAGGGAGGCGATAGCCAAGGCCTATAACGTAGAACCCGAAAAGATCTTAGACTTCATGTTCTTCGATCCGGGCATGGGCATCAAGGCAAATTATCAGCGCCCGATCCCAAGCGGCGGACCTGCCGAAACGGACGTCTACGGCTGTCAGCAGTACGCTCCCCTCTTCTCGCTTGAAATACCTTGGGAGGAGTGA